From the genome of Miscanthus floridulus cultivar M001 chromosome 10, ASM1932011v1, whole genome shotgun sequence, one region includes:
- the LOC136485211 gene encoding sphinganine C4-monooxygenase 2-like — protein MEFSDEALAIFVPILVYWVYSGMYMALGQSMDKYRLHSRKEEDSKNLVSKGEVVKGVLLQQLVQAAVSAVVFMLRGDSSSTVAYDEEAQGSTWYSYLTVARQFAVAMIVLDGWMYMWHRYMHLNRFLYRHIHSWHHRLVVPYAFGSQYNHPVEGLLNDTLGGALAFVVSGMSPRASIFFFSLSTVKGVDDHCGLLLPGNVFHLCFWNNTAYHDVHHQLRGSRFNFSQPFFVTWDKVFGTHMPYLLEERPGGGLEARPMR, from the exons ATGGAGTTCTCCGACGAAGCATTGGCCATTTTCGTGCCCATCCTGGTGTATTGGGTGTACTCAGGCATGTACATGGCGCTTGGCCAGTCCATGGACAAGTACAGGCTGCATTCGAGGAAGGAGGAGGACAGCAAGAACCTGGTGTCCAAGGGGGAAGTTGTTAAGGGCGTGCTCCTGCAGCAGCTAGTGCAGGCGGCCGTATCTGCCGTCGTGTTCATG CTCAGGGGAGATAGCAGCTCAACGGTGGCATACGATGAAGAAGCACAAGGATCAACATGGTACTCCTACCTGACGGTGGCACGGCAGTTTGCGGTGGCCATGATCGTGCTAGACGGTTGGATGTACATGTGGCATAGGTACATGCACCTCAACAGGTTCCTGTACCGGCACATCCACTCGTGGCACCACCGCCTCGTTGTGCCCTACGCTTTTGGCTCGCAGTACAACCACCCCGTCGAGGGCCTCCTGAACGACACACTCGGTGGGGCGCTGGCCTTTGTCGTCTCAGGCATGTCACCGCGTGcatccatcttcttcttctcactcTCCACCGTCAAGGGTGTGGATGACCACTGCGGCCTATTGCTGCCAGGGAACGTGTTCCATCTCTGCTTCTGGAACAACACGGCGTACCACGACGTGCACCACCAGCTGCGTGGCAGCAGGTTCAATTTTTCGCAGCCATTCTTTGTGACATGGGACAAGGTCTTTGGGACGCATATGCCTTACCTGCTGGAGGAGAGGCCAGGTGGTGGGCTTGAAGCGCGTCCCATGCGGTGA